A section of the Neorhizobium galegae bv. orientalis str. HAMBI 540 genome encodes:
- a CDS encoding ABC transporter permease encodes MFFETAKLAWRAISRNMLRSFLTVLGVVIGVAAVIAMVTVGNGTTAKVQAELSRLGTNTLFVRPGQWGPGRASSEAKRFNDKDVLAIQGQVTGLRAVAPVNRGTATVIAGGANHSSSVIGTNNDYLIAQDWDLSLGRSFLANEDRGSQAACIIGETVRKELFGAANPVGQNIRVSNVACPVVGVLAVKGQSGMGDDQDDTVIMPLKLHQRRIGGTTTISSIILSAQDGVATEKVQSDVESLLRERRRIAIGRDDDFSVNDMSQIAAAMTGTTVLLTGLLGAVAAVSLLVGGIGIMNIMLVSVTERTREIGIRLAIGALERQVLTQFLVEAVMLSIFGGVSGIVAGLALAYGVVSFLGVPFVASPTIILLAFAFSAAIGMVFGYFPARRAAQLNPIEALRHE; translated from the coding sequence ATGTTCTTTGAGACGGCGAAACTGGCCTGGCGGGCGATCAGCCGCAACATGCTGCGTTCCTTCCTGACCGTTCTCGGCGTGGTGATCGGCGTTGCGGCGGTCATCGCCATGGTGACGGTCGGCAACGGCACAACGGCGAAGGTCCAGGCCGAGCTTTCTCGCCTCGGCACCAACACGCTGTTCGTCCGCCCGGGCCAATGGGGGCCGGGACGCGCCAGCAGCGAGGCCAAGCGCTTCAACGACAAGGATGTCCTGGCGATCCAGGGACAGGTAACCGGGCTTCGCGCCGTGGCGCCCGTGAACCGCGGCACGGCGACCGTGATTGCCGGCGGCGCCAACCATTCGTCCAGCGTGATCGGCACCAACAACGATTATCTGATCGCCCAGGATTGGGATCTGTCGCTCGGCCGGTCGTTCCTCGCCAACGAGGACCGCGGCAGCCAGGCCGCCTGCATCATCGGCGAGACGGTGCGCAAGGAACTCTTTGGCGCGGCCAACCCGGTCGGACAGAACATCCGCGTCAGCAATGTCGCCTGCCCGGTTGTCGGCGTGCTCGCCGTCAAAGGCCAGTCCGGCATGGGCGACGACCAGGACGACACGGTCATCATGCCGTTGAAACTCCACCAGCGGCGGATCGGCGGCACGACGACGATCAGCAGCATCATCCTGTCGGCGCAGGATGGCGTGGCAACCGAAAAAGTCCAGTCGGATGTGGAAAGCCTGCTGCGCGAACGGCGCAGGATTGCGATCGGCCGCGACGACGATTTCTCGGTCAACGACATGTCGCAGATCGCCGCGGCGATGACCGGCACGACGGTGCTGCTGACCGGCCTGCTTGGCGCGGTCGCCGCCGTGAGCCTGCTGGTCGGCGGCATCGGCATCATGAACATCATGCTGGTCTCAGTCACCGAACGCACCCGCGAAATCGGCATTCGCCTCGCGATCGGTGCCCTCGAGCGGCAGGTGCTGACCCAGTTCCTCGTCGAGGCGGTGATGTTGTCGATCTTCGGCGGTGTCAGCGGCATCGTTGCCGGCCTTGCGCTTGCCTATGGCGTCGTCAGCTTCCTCGGCGTGCCCTTCGTCGCGAGCCCGACGATCATCCTGCTCGCCTTCGCCTTCTCGGCGGCGATCGGCATGGTGTTCGGCTACTTTCCGGCCCGACGTGCGGCGCAGCTCAATCCGATCGAAGCGCTCCGCCACGAATGA
- a CDS encoding ABC transporter ATP-binding protein, with product MTLPPIIAFRQVSKFYGHGEATIRALDRIDLSITAGEFVSIMGPSGSGKSTAMNIIGGLDLPSSGEYLFQGIPTSGFDRAQLTLLRRHMLGFVFQGFNLLARTSAVENVELPLVYRGMDHRERRKRAMVALEQVGLKGREGHTTQELSGGQQQRVAIARAIVTDPAVLLADEPTGNLDTRTSAEIMELITRLNRDNGITVIMVTHEEDIAAYGKRLLRFVDGRLASDQAQVKEHDHVL from the coding sequence ATGACGCTCCCTCCCATCATCGCCTTCAGACAGGTTTCGAAATTCTACGGGCACGGCGAAGCGACGATCCGCGCGCTCGATCGTATCGACCTGTCGATCACGGCGGGCGAGTTCGTGTCGATCATGGGTCCGTCCGGTTCCGGCAAGTCCACCGCGATGAACATCATCGGCGGGCTCGACCTGCCCTCCTCCGGCGAATACCTGTTCCAGGGCATTCCGACCAGCGGCTTCGACCGCGCCCAGCTGACACTTTTACGCCGGCATATGCTCGGCTTCGTGTTCCAGGGGTTCAACCTGCTTGCCCGCACGTCCGCGGTCGAAAATGTCGAGCTGCCGCTCGTCTATCGCGGCATGGATCACCGGGAGCGGCGCAAACGTGCGATGGTTGCGCTGGAACAGGTGGGTCTCAAGGGCCGCGAAGGGCACACGACCCAGGAATTGTCCGGTGGCCAGCAGCAGCGCGTGGCGATCGCTCGCGCCATCGTCACCGATCCCGCCGTGCTACTGGCCGACGAACCGACCGGCAATCTCGACACCAGGACCAGCGCCGAGATCATGGAGCTGATCACCCGGCTCAATCGCGACAACGGCATTACCGTGATCATGGTCACCCACGAGGAGGACATCGCCGCCTATGGCAAGCGGCTCCTGCGCTTCGTCGACGGACGCCTCGCCTCCGATCAGGCGCAGGTGAAGGAGCATGATCATGTTCTTTGA
- a CDS encoding efflux RND transporter periplasmic adaptor subunit: MNVQNTPDPAAKTSGTPDLAAILATSGSQRKKTRWIWPTVFVVLVAAAAGAYGYSGSGGPRYDYTTQPAKRGGLSVIVTATGSVQPTDQVDISSELSGTVRKVNVSYNSAVKQGDVLAELDTNKQEADVQSARAQLASAKANVLKAEAEAASAKNSFDRLTGLVSNRISTQQELDAARFTYDSALATKAVNEASVLSAEANLRLSELNLVKLKIVSPIDGIVLTRDVDPGATVASSLNAPVLFTIAGDLKRMELQVAVDEADVGHVQEGQAAKFSVDAYPDRNFPATIQTVRFASETVSNVVTYKAILTVDNADLLLRPGMTATADITVQSVTDALLVPNAALRYSPPTTARSRGNFLTRLFAPPRPRGNRGSDDASGAGRAVWVLRAGAPTRVQVETGPTDGQFTVLKSGEIKQGDLLITDAVARAS, translated from the coding sequence TTGAACGTGCAGAACACCCCCGACCCGGCAGCAAAGACCAGCGGCACGCCCGATCTCGCCGCGATCCTGGCCACCTCGGGAAGCCAGCGAAAAAAAACGCGCTGGATCTGGCCGACGGTCTTTGTCGTTCTCGTTGCGGCGGCGGCGGGCGCCTATGGCTATTCGGGCAGTGGCGGCCCGCGGTATGATTACACGACGCAGCCGGCCAAGCGCGGCGGCCTCTCAGTCATCGTCACGGCGACAGGCTCGGTCCAGCCGACCGATCAGGTGGACATATCGAGCGAGCTGTCCGGCACCGTCCGCAAGGTTAATGTCAGCTATAACAGCGCGGTCAAACAGGGCGATGTGCTCGCCGAACTCGACACCAACAAGCAGGAGGCGGATGTCCAGAGCGCCCGCGCCCAGCTCGCCTCGGCAAAGGCCAACGTGCTGAAGGCCGAAGCGGAGGCGGCCTCGGCCAAAAATTCGTTCGACCGCCTGACCGGTCTCGTCAGCAACCGCATTTCCACCCAGCAGGAACTGGACGCGGCGAGATTCACCTATGATTCGGCGCTCGCCACCAAGGCCGTCAACGAGGCGTCGGTTCTTTCCGCCGAAGCCAATCTGCGGCTGTCGGAGCTCAATCTCGTGAAGCTCAAGATCGTCTCGCCGATCGACGGCATCGTACTGACCCGCGACGTGGATCCGGGCGCGACCGTCGCGTCTTCGCTCAACGCACCGGTGCTCTTCACCATTGCCGGAGATTTAAAGCGCATGGAGTTGCAGGTCGCCGTTGACGAGGCAGATGTCGGCCATGTGCAGGAGGGTCAGGCAGCAAAATTCTCTGTCGACGCCTATCCCGATCGCAACTTTCCGGCCACCATCCAGACCGTGCGCTTCGCCTCCGAAACCGTCTCCAATGTCGTCACCTACAAGGCGATCCTGACGGTCGACAACGCCGATCTGCTGCTGCGTCCCGGCATGACGGCAACGGCCGATATTACCGTGCAATCGGTCACCGACGCGCTCCTCGTGCCGAATGCCGCGCTGCGCTACTCGCCGCCGACGACGGCGCGCAGCCGCGGCAATTTCCTCACCCGGCTTTTTGCGCCGCCGCGCCCGCGCGGCAATCGCGGCAGCGATGATGCTTCGGGAGCGGGTCGGGCTGTATGGGTTCTGCGCGCAGGCGCGCCGACGCGGGTACAGGTCGAGACCGGCCCCACCGACGGCCAGTTCACGGTGCTGAAATCCGGTGAGATCAAGCAAGGCGACCTGCTGATCACGGACGCTGTCGCCCGGGCGAGCTGA
- a CDS encoding DUF2171 domain-containing protein: MIDAARIKEHAEVIGADGVHVGTVDRVEGSRIKLTRKDSGEGSHKGHHHFIPLELVADIEGNRVRLSADGDVAVTFEEEEGGKGVH; the protein is encoded by the coding sequence ATGATCGATGCTGCAAGAATCAAGGAACACGCCGAAGTCATCGGCGCGGATGGCGTCCATGTTGGAACGGTCGACCGCGTCGAAGGCAGCCGTATCAAGCTGACCAGGAAGGACAGCGGTGAGGGCAGCCATAAAGGCCACCATCACTTCATTCCGCTTGAACTCGTTGCCGATATCGAAGGCAACAGGGTTCGCCTCTCGGCCGATGGCGATGTCGCGGTGACATTCGAAGAGGAAGAGGGCGGCAAGGGCGTTCATTGA
- a CDS encoding NADPH-dependent FMN reductase produces the protein MAKPKIAIIIGSTRDVRFGDKPAQWIYDTASKRDDMDFEIVDLRDFPLPFFNEKASNAWVPTENEVGQRWQKKVAEFDGYIFVIAEYNRSITAALKNALDYSYPEWNRKPAAAVGYGSVGGARAVEHFRTIAVELQMVPTRPGVHIQGADFFAVWQQGKALSELTHLEPGVKTMLDDLSWWATALKTAREKA, from the coding sequence ATGGCCAAGCCAAAGATTGCGATCATTATCGGCAGTACGCGTGACGTCCGGTTCGGCGACAAGCCGGCACAATGGATCTACGATACGGCATCCAAGCGCGACGACATGGACTTCGAGATCGTCGACCTGCGCGACTTCCCGCTGCCGTTCTTCAACGAAAAGGCTTCGAACGCCTGGGTTCCGACGGAAAACGAAGTCGGACAGCGCTGGCAGAAGAAGGTCGCCGAATTCGACGGCTACATCTTCGTGATTGCCGAATACAACCGCTCGATCACGGCGGCGCTCAAGAACGCGCTCGACTACTCCTATCCGGAATGGAACCGCAAGCCGGCGGCAGCCGTCGGTTATGGCAGCGTCGGCGGTGCCCGCGCAGTCGAGCATTTCCGTACGATCGCAGTCGAACTTCAGATGGTTCCGACCCGCCCGGGCGTCCACATCCAGGGCGCTGATTTCTTCGCGGTCTGGCAGCAGGGCAAGGCTCTCTCGGAACTCACCCATCTGGAGCCCGGCGTAAAGACCATGCTGGACGATCTTTCCTGGTGGGCAACGGCGCTCAAGACGGCCCGCGAGAAAGCTTGA
- a CDS encoding DegQ family serine endoprotease has product MSNILRKHRIAALLGAAIVAVPLSVPVILGTNAAHAATTATSVTGSVSGIVAPGGSFAPIVSADKPAVVTIITTMKAQNVASDDSSPFGDNSPFDEQFRQFFGQQGIPVPRQMPQQRQAPRAEALGSGFVVTADGYIVTNNHVIDNAIDIKVTLDDGTEVPAKLIGTDPKSDLAVIKINAPKPLATIAWGDSDKLNAGDQILAIGNPFGIGTTVTAGIVSARGRDLHSGPYDDFIQIDAPINHGNSGGPLVDLEGKVVGINTAIYSPNGGSVGVGFAIPSDQAQKVVAKLMKDGSIEHGFIGVQIQPVTADVASAIGLDKPEGALVANVNDGTPAAKAGIQTGDVITALGGQAVKSPRDLSRMVADLTPGAKEGLTVWRQGQNRNLSITVGDNEPDQQQASADNGNKSMQGAQRVPTIGIGLADITPDIRQALNLPRRENGAVIESVAPDKPAADAGLQPGDVIISINQEPVKSAKDAKTAVAEAGKSGRKSVLLLIQRGENQTFVAVPFSIG; this is encoded by the coding sequence ATGTCCAATATCCTTCGCAAACACCGAATCGCTGCCCTTCTCGGCGCCGCCATCGTTGCGGTGCCGCTCTCCGTGCCGGTCATTCTCGGCACCAACGCGGCGCATGCGGCAACCACGGCAACCTCCGTCACCGGCTCCGTTTCCGGCATCGTCGCTCCGGGCGGCTCGTTCGCACCGATCGTTTCGGCCGACAAGCCGGCGGTCGTCACCATCATCACCACGATGAAGGCCCAGAACGTTGCCTCGGACGACAGCTCGCCCTTCGGCGACAATTCCCCGTTCGACGAGCAGTTCCGGCAATTTTTCGGCCAGCAGGGCATTCCCGTGCCGCGCCAGATGCCGCAGCAGCGCCAGGCTCCGCGGGCCGAGGCTCTCGGCTCCGGTTTCGTCGTTACGGCGGACGGCTACATCGTCACCAACAACCACGTGATCGACAATGCGATCGACATCAAGGTGACGCTTGACGACGGCACGGAAGTGCCCGCCAAGCTGATCGGTACCGATCCTAAATCCGACCTCGCCGTCATCAAGATCAACGCGCCGAAGCCCTTGGCCACCATCGCCTGGGGCGATTCGGACAAGCTCAATGCCGGTGACCAGATCCTGGCGATCGGCAATCCGTTCGGCATTGGCACCACCGTCACGGCTGGTATCGTTTCGGCGCGTGGCCGCGATCTCCACAGCGGCCCCTATGATGACTTCATCCAGATCGATGCGCCGATCAACCATGGCAATTCCGGCGGTCCGCTGGTTGATCTCGAGGGCAAGGTCGTCGGCATCAACACGGCGATCTATTCCCCGAATGGCGGCAGTGTCGGGGTCGGCTTCGCGATTCCTTCGGACCAGGCCCAGAAGGTCGTCGCCAAGCTGATGAAGGACGGCTCGATCGAGCATGGCTTCATCGGCGTGCAGATCCAGCCGGTGACGGCGGATGTGGCGAGCGCCATCGGCCTCGACAAGCCGGAAGGCGCGCTGGTTGCCAATGTCAACGACGGCACGCCGGCTGCCAAGGCCGGTATCCAGACCGGCGACGTCATCACCGCGCTCGGCGGCCAGGCGGTCAAATCTCCGCGGGACCTGTCGCGCATGGTCGCCGACCTGACGCCCGGCGCCAAGGAAGGCCTCACCGTCTGGCGTCAGGGTCAAAACCGCAACCTCAGCATCACGGTCGGCGACAACGAGCCCGACCAGCAGCAGGCTTCCGCCGACAATGGCAACAAGTCCATGCAGGGTGCCCAGCGCGTTCCGACCATCGGCATCGGTCTTGCCGACATCACGCCGGATATCCGTCAGGCCCTCAACCTGCCCCGTCGGGAAAACGGCGCAGTGATTGAAAGCGTCGCCCCCGACAAACCGGCTGCCGATGCCGGCCTGCAGCCGGGAGACGTCATCATTTCGATCAATCAGGAGCCGGTGAAGTCGGCGAAGGATGCCAAGACGGCAGTTGCCGAAGCCGGCAAGTCCGGGCGCAAGTCAGTCCTGCTTCTCATCCAGCGTGGCGAAAACCAGACCTTCGTCGCGGTTCCCTTCTCGATCGGCTGA
- a CDS encoding cytochrome c biogenesis CcdA family protein, with product MSIAEISLLSALLAGALSFLSPCVLPLVPPYLCYMAGISVEQFRGGDGAAVIESRSGTRRAVLKSALFFTLGFATVFVALGAGASTIGVLLRQHLDLLSKLGGLIIIVMGLNFLGVFRIGLLAREARFQGGGQPATLSGAYVMGLAFAFGWTPCIGPVLGAILGVAASRDTVGEGAALLAIYSLGLAVPFWIAAGFSGAFMRFLTRFRRHLGLVEKIMGVFLILTGLAFIFGFVTSAAIWFQQTFPILMQIG from the coding sequence GTGTCGATTGCCGAAATATCCCTGTTGAGCGCGCTTCTTGCCGGCGCCCTATCGTTTCTGTCCCCCTGCGTGCTGCCCCTCGTGCCGCCTTATCTCTGTTACATGGCGGGCATTTCGGTCGAACAGTTCCGCGGCGGCGATGGTGCGGCGGTCATCGAATCGCGGAGCGGCACGCGTCGCGCGGTGCTGAAGTCGGCGCTGTTCTTCACCCTCGGGTTTGCGACTGTGTTCGTGGCGCTCGGGGCCGGCGCTTCGACGATCGGCGTGCTCTTGCGCCAGCATCTCGATCTCCTGTCCAAACTCGGCGGCCTGATCATCATCGTCATGGGCCTGAATTTTCTCGGCGTTTTCCGGATTGGATTGCTTGCCCGCGAGGCGCGTTTCCAGGGCGGTGGCCAGCCGGCGACGCTCTCCGGCGCTTATGTCATGGGGCTTGCCTTCGCGTTCGGCTGGACGCCCTGCATCGGCCCGGTGCTTGGCGCCATCCTCGGGGTCGCTGCATCCCGCGATACGGTCGGCGAGGGGGCGGCATTGCTCGCCATCTATTCGTTGGGCCTGGCCGTGCCGTTCTGGATCGCTGCCGGCTTCTCTGGTGCGTTCATGCGGTTCCTCACCCGCTTCCGCCGCCATCTCGGCCTGGTCGAGAAGATCATGGGCGTCTTCCTGATCCTCACCGGGCTTGCCTTCATCTTCGGTTTCGTCACTTCGGCCGCAATCTGGTTCCAGCAGACCTTTCCAATCCTGATGCAAATCGGCTAA
- a CDS encoding AEC family transporter: MTDIIALLLPFFGLIFIGYLAARLTKQPAEALGWMNTFIIYAALPALFFKLVSRTPVEQLTRADFIFGEIGATYLIFLVLFLIGFFFRRNSFADCTIQSFAGAYGNIGYMGPGLALLAFGEAAAVPVALIVCFENAAHFIVAPAMMAMTGGDKRPVAHVVADIVRKVVMHPFIISTALGFCFAALAVQPPAAFQRLVDYLAQAAAPCALFAMGVTLALRPIKRVPVEIGYIAVFKLILLPMTTYTVLSLIGNFDPIWIYSATLLSALPTATNVFVISQQYGVWQERASASILIITVASVTTLPMLLYLINSGTLPPDLFP; the protein is encoded by the coding sequence ATGACCGATATCATTGCATTGCTGTTGCCCTTCTTCGGGCTGATCTTCATCGGTTATCTTGCCGCAAGACTGACGAAACAGCCGGCTGAAGCGCTCGGCTGGATGAATACGTTCATCATCTATGCGGCTCTACCAGCGCTCTTCTTCAAGCTCGTGTCCCGCACGCCGGTAGAGCAGCTGACCCGGGCCGACTTCATTTTCGGCGAGATCGGCGCGACCTACCTGATCTTCCTGGTCCTCTTCCTGATCGGTTTCTTCTTTCGCCGCAACTCCTTTGCCGACTGCACCATCCAATCGTTTGCCGGCGCCTACGGCAATATCGGCTATATGGGGCCGGGCCTGGCGTTGCTCGCTTTCGGCGAGGCGGCGGCGGTGCCGGTGGCGCTGATCGTCTGCTTCGAGAACGCCGCGCATTTCATCGTCGCACCGGCGATGATGGCGATGACCGGCGGCGACAAACGCCCAGTCGCCCACGTGGTTGCGGATATCGTCCGGAAAGTGGTGATGCATCCTTTCATCATCTCGACGGCGCTAGGCTTCTGCTTCGCGGCGCTTGCGGTGCAGCCGCCGGCAGCCTTCCAGCGGCTCGTCGACTACCTCGCTCAGGCTGCAGCCCCGTGCGCGCTGTTTGCCATGGGCGTGACGCTGGCGCTGAGGCCGATCAAGCGTGTGCCGGTGGAGATCGGTTATATCGCGGTCTTCAAGCTGATCCTGCTGCCGATGACGACCTATACGGTCCTGTCGCTGATCGGCAATTTCGATCCGATATGGATCTACTCCGCGACGCTGCTTTCGGCGCTGCCGACGGCGACCAATGTCTTCGTCATCAGCCAGCAATACGGCGTCTGGCAGGAGCGGGCGTCGGCCAGCATCCTGATCATCACCGTTGCGTCGGTGACGACCCTGCCGATGCTGCTTTACCTCATCAATTCCGGAACGTTACCGCCTGATCTCTTTCCGTAA
- a CDS encoding UbiH/UbiF family hydroxylase, whose product MQHFEITVVGGGLSGSVAALALARAGRKVALIAPPSEKADERTTALMDQSIRFLERLGVWEDIAPSAAPLSVMQIIDGTKRLLRAPTAQFRAQDVGLYAFGYNIPNRALSETLDAAVAAEPNISKIAQSVETFDFSAERAMLTLSDGASIRADFVAAADGRNSKARETAGIGVRRWSYPQSAAVLNFAHTLPHGNVSTEVHTESGPFTQVPLPGLRSSLVWVVKPDEARRLVELPTGELSRLVEDRMQSMLGKVTVEGKAQAWPLSSLMAERFGKGRLALIGEAAHAFPPIGAQGLNLSLRDIIALSELLVATSDRPIAADAGDRFNRRRGPDIVSRTVGVDLLNRSLLSDFLPVQMLRAAGLHILTYAPPLRNLLMREGIEPGRGLRAVVDALRKEIRR is encoded by the coding sequence ATGCAGCATTTCGAGATTACGGTGGTGGGCGGGGGACTTTCCGGATCGGTTGCTGCTCTGGCGCTCGCGCGTGCCGGCCGCAAGGTGGCGCTGATCGCGCCGCCATCCGAAAAGGCCGATGAACGCACGACCGCACTGATGGACCAATCCATCCGCTTTCTCGAACGACTTGGCGTCTGGGAGGACATTGCGCCTTCGGCCGCCCCGCTTTCGGTGATGCAGATCATCGACGGCACCAAACGGCTGCTGCGCGCACCGACGGCGCAGTTCCGGGCACAGGACGTCGGACTCTACGCCTTCGGCTACAATATTCCCAACCGGGCGCTATCGGAAACGCTGGATGCCGCCGTTGCCGCCGAACCCAATATCAGCAAGATCGCGCAAAGCGTCGAGACTTTCGACTTCTCGGCCGAACGAGCCATGCTGACGCTGTCGGACGGCGCCTCGATCCGTGCCGACTTCGTTGCGGCCGCCGATGGACGCAATTCGAAGGCCCGTGAGACCGCCGGCATCGGCGTGCGCCGCTGGTCCTATCCACAATCGGCGGCGGTGTTGAACTTCGCCCACACCCTGCCGCACGGCAATGTCTCGACCGAAGTCCATACGGAAAGCGGACCGTTCACCCAGGTTCCCCTGCCCGGCCTGCGCTCCAGCCTTGTCTGGGTGGTGAAGCCGGATGAAGCCCGCCGTCTCGTCGAGCTTCCGACCGGGGAACTGTCGCGGCTGGTCGAAGACCGCATGCAATCGATGCTCGGCAAGGTGACAGTCGAAGGCAAGGCGCAGGCCTGGCCGCTCTCCAGCCTGATGGCGGAGCGGTTCGGCAAGGGTCGGCTGGCGCTGATCGGCGAGGCCGCACATGCCTTTCCGCCGATCGGAGCGCAGGGCCTCAACCTGTCGCTGCGCGACATCATCGCGCTGTCGGAATTGCTTGTCGCCACCAGCGACCGTCCGATTGCAGCCGATGCCGGCGATCGCTTCAACCGGCGCCGCGGGCCGGACATCGTCAGCCGCACCGTCGGCGTCGATCTTCTCAACCGTTCGCTGCTGTCGGATTTCCTGCCGGTGCAGATGCTGCGGGCCGCCGGCCTGCACATCCTCACCTATGCGCCGCCGCTGCGCAATCTGCTGATGCGCGAGGGGATCGAGCCCGGTCGTGGGCTGCGGGCCGTCGTCGATGCCTTACGGAAAGAGATCAGGCGGTAA
- the pcsA gene encoding phosphatidylcholine synthase translates to MIRRIFNYKKVPYAEIRAFSVHLLTASGSFLAFLGVVAAAEHRFVDMFWWLGLALLVDGIDGPIARKVRVKEVLPNWSGDTLDNIIDYVTYVLLPAFALYQSGMIGEPWSFVAAGAIVVSSAVYYADMGMKTDEYFFSGFPVVWNMVVFTLFVVDASATAALVLVSVSVILTFLPINFLHPVRVKRLRPLNLAVCLIWCALGGYSLLLHFETPAWVVYGVVLSGIYLYCIGGVLQLFPSLGK, encoded by the coding sequence GTGATCAGACGAATCTTCAATTACAAAAAAGTTCCGTATGCCGAAATCCGCGCCTTCTCGGTTCATCTGTTGACGGCGTCCGGCTCATTCCTTGCTTTCCTCGGCGTCGTTGCGGCAGCGGAGCATCGTTTTGTCGACATGTTCTGGTGGCTCGGCCTTGCGCTTCTCGTCGATGGCATCGACGGACCGATCGCCCGCAAGGTTCGGGTCAAGGAAGTCCTGCCCAACTGGTCTGGCGATACGCTCGACAACATCATCGACTACGTGACCTACGTGCTGCTTCCGGCGTTTGCGCTTTATCAGAGCGGCATGATCGGCGAACCCTGGTCCTTCGTTGCCGCAGGCGCGATCGTCGTCTCGAGCGCGGTTTATTATGCCGACATGGGCATGAAGACGGACGAGTACTTTTTCTCCGGTTTTCCAGTCGTCTGGAACATGGTGGTCTTCACGCTGTTCGTCGTCGACGCGAGCGCAACAGCGGCTCTGGTCCTCGTCTCGGTCTCGGTCATTCTCACCTTCCTGCCGATCAACTTCCTGCACCCCGTGCGCGTCAAACGGCTCCGTCCGCTCAATCTGGCCGTCTGCCTCATCTGGTGCGCCCTCGGCGGCTATTCGCTGCTCCTGCATTTCGAGACGCCCGCCTGGGTCGTTTACGGTGTCGTCCTGAGCGGTATCTATCTCTATTGCATCGGCGGCGTGCTGCAGCTTTTCCCCAGTCTCGGAAAATAG